A window of the Lysinibacillus irui genome harbors these coding sequences:
- a CDS encoding LytTR family DNA-binding domain-containing protein, whose translation MDPKQIEEIMEIIKEFFPENTSIAISDTNEYLYYQPSKKVDLKIKPGDPIKEGSAAHKALSYGQKISSYIEPDVFGVAYYGMSIPLMEEGETKGAITAIFPQKPSAFLTNYITIKIDDCWYPIQHDQVIYLETQLRKTFVKTMTREGYHRLNLSDLELFLAPDSFIRCHRSYIVNIDYIDEIQPDSHSTFLLIMKDGTRIPVSQRYASYFRRSLGF comes from the coding sequence GTGGATCCAAAACAAATAGAAGAAATAATGGAGATTATTAAGGAATTCTTCCCTGAGAATACTTCCATTGCTATTTCTGATACCAATGAATATTTATATTACCAGCCAAGCAAAAAAGTTGATTTAAAAATTAAACCTGGTGACCCTATTAAAGAAGGTTCAGCCGCACACAAAGCACTAAGCTATGGTCAAAAAATTAGCTCTTACATCGAACCCGATGTATTCGGTGTCGCTTACTACGGAATGAGTATTCCATTAATGGAGGAAGGCGAAACAAAAGGAGCAATCACTGCTATCTTCCCGCAAAAACCATCAGCATTCTTAACAAACTACATTACAATCAAAATCGATGATTGCTGGTACCCAATTCAACATGATCAAGTTATTTATTTAGAAACACAACTCCGTAAAACATTTGTTAAAACAATGACTCGTGAAGGTTATCACCGTTTAAACCTAAGTGATTTAGAGCTATTTTTAGCACCTGATTCATTTATTCGTTGTCACCGCTCATATATCGTTAATATTGACTACATCGATGAAATTCAACCAGATTCACACTCAACGTTTTTATTAATTATGAAGGACGGTACTCGTATTCCTGTAAGCCAACGCTATGCAAGCTACTTCCGTCGTTCTTTAGGTTTCTAA
- a CDS encoding succinate CoA transferase produces the protein MDANVQKRLGLKELESKIVTAEEAAALISNGDVVGMSGFTRAGDAKVVPMALVERAKNEEFKIDVYTGASLGPEVDKYLAEAGAIRKRGPFQGDAGIRNLINSGDVLYVDAHLSHNAELVRQGIIGPIKYLILEAVAITEDGFIIPTNSVGNSPIFAEYAENIIIELNISHPEALIGIHDIYVPGEQGNREAIPMTDAMQRLGDIGIKVDPAKIKAIVISEEPDAPSLIVPPDEETQTMANILLDFFRDEIKAGRLTKQLMPLQSGVGSVANAVLDGFADSEFEDLVVASEVLQDAVFNLIDAGKVKFAAATSITLTEELQKKVYGNLEKYADKICLRPQEISNHPELIRRLGLISINTALELDIYGNVNSTHVSGTRMMNGIGGSGDFARNARLGIFVTKSYAKGGAISSIVPMVSHVDHTEHDVDVIVTEQGIADLRGLAPKERVPLIIENCAHPDYKEQLWDYYNRAVEATGNHQTPHILEEALSWHVNLAKNKTMKKEVAKA, from the coding sequence ATGGATGCAAATGTTCAAAAACGCCTAGGTTTAAAAGAACTTGAGAGTAAAATTGTTACTGCAGAAGAAGCAGCAGCACTTATTTCTAACGGTGATGTAGTTGGTATGAGTGGTTTTACTCGTGCTGGGGACGCAAAAGTTGTGCCAATGGCATTAGTTGAGCGCGCAAAAAATGAAGAATTCAAAATTGATGTATATACAGGTGCATCATTAGGACCAGAAGTAGACAAGTACTTAGCAGAAGCTGGTGCAATTCGTAAACGTGGACCATTCCAAGGTGACGCGGGTATCCGTAATTTAATTAACTCAGGAGATGTGCTTTATGTAGATGCTCATCTTTCACACAATGCTGAGCTAGTGCGCCAAGGAATTATTGGACCAATTAAATATCTAATTCTTGAAGCAGTTGCTATTACTGAAGATGGATTTATCATTCCAACAAACTCTGTAGGTAACTCACCAATCTTCGCAGAATATGCTGAAAATATTATTATCGAGTTAAACATTTCTCATCCAGAAGCGTTAATCGGTATCCACGATATTTATGTACCTGGTGAACAAGGTAACCGTGAAGCTATCCCAATGACAGATGCTATGCAGCGCCTTGGTGATATTGGTATCAAAGTTGATCCAGCAAAAATTAAAGCAATTGTTATTTCTGAAGAGCCAGATGCGCCTTCATTAATCGTACCACCAGATGAAGAAACACAAACAATGGCAAACATTCTATTAGACTTCTTCCGTGATGAAATTAAAGCGGGTCGTTTAACAAAACAATTAATGCCACTACAATCTGGTGTAGGTTCTGTAGCAAATGCCGTATTAGACGGTTTTGCAGATTCAGAATTCGAAGATTTAGTTGTTGCATCTGAAGTACTACAAGATGCTGTATTTAACTTGATTGACGCAGGTAAAGTTAAATTTGCCGCTGCTACTTCAATTACACTTACTGAAGAATTGCAGAAAAAAGTATACGGCAATTTAGAAAAATATGCTGACAAAATCTGCTTACGTCCACAAGAAATTTCTAACCACCCAGAGCTTATCCGTCGTTTGGGATTAATCTCAATCAATACTGCTCTTGAGTTAGATATCTATGGTAACGTAAACTCAACACATGTATCTGGTACTCGTATGATGAACGGTATCGGTGGTTCAGGTGACTTCGCACGTAATGCACGTCTAGGTATTTTTGTCACAAAATCATATGCAAAAGGTGGAGCAATCTCTTCTATCGTGCCTATGGTTTCTCACGTTGACCACACTGAGCATGATGTAGATGTAATCGTAACTGAGCAAGGTATTGCTGACTTACGTGGTCTAGCTCCAAAAGAGCGTGTACCTTTAATTATCGAAAACTGTGCACACCCAGATTACAAAGAACAATTATGGGATTACTACAACCGTGCAGTTGAAGCAACTGGTAACCACCAAACACCTCATATTTTAGAAGAAGCACTTTCTTGGCATGTAAACCTTGCTAAAAACAAAACAATGAAAAAAGAAGTTGCAAAAGCTTAA
- a CDS encoding MFS transporter, with protein sequence MKKFIYVIIFFSFFDLFTQLPVMSTYAESLGASAFLTGLAVGMYSLSNTFGNIISGFLTDRKGPFIILITGLLTTGLSLTLYNLIEEPIALLIVRFIHGLVAGFIVPAAFTFLANATEQEKRGKGSAISGAFVGIAAIIGPAFSGILASRTSVPFVFNITASSMLMLGILAFFMLKTKQVQREKAEPSTYISISVFFNNTGTLKAFLGAFFLMFSQGVIAYLLPLKVQSLGFDSRLSGTLMSTFGIIAVLVFLLPTNRIFDKVSPLKTLSFGIGLMGISQLLISQADSSSLLYMAMACYGIGFGFLFPSVNSLLIDSTTAEVRGKAYGYFYAFFSLGVVLGSSLLGWLSLGIISGFIFTGIVLLIFAGVILLPHKRPSHA encoded by the coding sequence ATGAAAAAATTTATCTATGTCATTATTTTCTTTTCATTTTTCGATCTTTTTACCCAGTTGCCTGTTATGAGTACATACGCTGAATCTCTAGGTGCCTCTGCATTCCTAACAGGTCTTGCTGTAGGTATGTATTCGCTGTCCAACACTTTTGGTAATATCATTTCCGGATTTTTAACAGATCGTAAAGGACCTTTTATCATCCTTATAACAGGTCTTCTGACAACAGGTTTATCGCTAACACTATATAATTTAATAGAAGAACCAATTGCTCTTTTAATTGTACGTTTTATCCATGGACTTGTTGCAGGCTTTATAGTTCCAGCTGCCTTTACCTTTTTAGCAAACGCTACTGAACAAGAAAAAAGGGGAAAGGGCAGTGCTATTTCCGGCGCATTTGTAGGGATTGCAGCAATTATCGGCCCTGCATTTAGTGGTATATTAGCAAGTCGAACAAGCGTCCCATTCGTTTTCAATATCACGGCAAGCTCTATGCTTATGCTAGGTATTCTAGCGTTCTTTATGTTGAAAACAAAGCAGGTACAAAGAGAAAAAGCAGAACCCAGTACATATATTTCGATCAGTGTATTTTTTAATAACACGGGTACATTAAAAGCCTTTTTAGGCGCATTCTTCTTAATGTTTTCTCAAGGTGTTATTGCCTACCTACTCCCACTAAAAGTTCAATCTTTAGGATTTGACTCGCGTTTAAGTGGAACTTTAATGAGCACCTTTGGTATTATTGCTGTCCTAGTTTTTCTATTACCAACTAACCGTATATTTGATAAGGTCTCACCACTCAAAACATTGTCCTTTGGTATAGGTTTAATGGGAATAAGCCAATTATTAATTAGTCAGGCTGATTCTAGCTCTTTACTATATATGGCGATGGCTTGCTATGGAATCGGATTCGGTTTCCTATTCCCTTCAGTAAATTCCCTACTAATTGACTCCACAACTGCTGAAGTACGTGGAAAAGCATACGGCTATTTCTATGCATTTTTCTCCCTTGGCGTAGTGCTTGGCTCCTCTTTACTAGGTTGGCTGTCACTGGGCATTATTAGCGGCTTTATCTTTACGGGAATAGTATTACTAATCTTCGCGGGAGTCATCCTACTTCCACACAAAAGACCTTCTCACGCATAG
- a CDS encoding GNAT family N-acetyltransferase, which produces MEFQLQQLAENKFAFLNEQDGERLAEITWQQNGQVMVMDHTYVSDKLRGQGVAKQLLDQAASYARDKGYKMEAVCSYVVAAFEKSDAYNDVKQ; this is translated from the coding sequence ATGGAATTCCAATTACAACAACTAGCGGAAAATAAGTTTGCATTTTTAAATGAGCAAGATGGGGAAAGACTAGCAGAAATTACATGGCAGCAAAATGGTCAAGTAATGGTAATGGATCACACATATGTATCAGATAAACTCCGAGGACAAGGTGTGGCTAAACAATTACTCGATCAGGCTGCATCCTATGCACGTGATAAAGGCTATAAAATGGAAGCTGTTTGTTCCTATGTTGTTGCAGCATTTGAAAAATCAGATGCATATAATGATGTGAAACAATAA
- a CDS encoding DUF1002 domain-containing protein — translation MKNTWIKILTATMLVFGVMAPATGFASDNTPPKAIDEKLGVPIVVYGANLSEDEKESVKKSLKVSEEPEIEEITVSGQDLVKYIKDSNSSSRMYSSAKITRRDAGKGLVIEIVTPSNITQVTSEMYANAMLTAGIQDATVQVAAPKAVTGHSALVGIYKAYEVTTGETLDIDRTDVANEELSVATSIAESAGVDDAKVAELLTEIKKQIAELKPATREDVEKIVQEQLNKLEINLSEKDRQLLVDLMDKISKLDIDFSKWSEQLNDISNTIQEKFGSLMEDKGFWESVKSFFANLKDTISSWFN, via the coding sequence GCCTCCGAAAGCAATTGATGAAAAACTAGGCGTACCTATTGTTGTGTATGGAGCCAATTTATCTGAGGATGAAAAAGAGTCAGTAAAGAAATCATTAAAAGTAAGTGAAGAACCTGAAATCGAAGAAATTACTGTGTCAGGTCAGGATCTGGTTAAATACATTAAAGATAGTAATTCAAGTTCTCGTATGTATTCTTCTGCTAAAATTACACGTAGGGATGCAGGAAAAGGTCTAGTGATCGAGATTGTAACACCATCCAATATAACGCAAGTTACTTCAGAAATGTACGCGAATGCCATGCTAACAGCAGGGATTCAAGATGCAACAGTACAAGTAGCTGCACCGAAAGCTGTTACAGGTCATTCAGCGTTAGTAGGTATCTACAAGGCTTATGAGGTTACAACAGGTGAAACACTTGATATTGATCGTACAGATGTAGCAAATGAAGAATTATCAGTAGCAACATCCATTGCAGAATCGGCTGGGGTAGATGATGCAAAAGTTGCAGAATTATTGACAGAAATTAAAAAGCAAATTGCTGAATTAAAGCCAGCAACACGAGAGGACGTTGAAAAAATCGTCCAGGAGCAATTAAATAAGCTAGAAATCAACTTAAGTGAAAAGGATCGTCAATTGCTAGTGGATTTAATGGATAAAATCAGTAAGCTAGATATTGATTTTAGTAAATGGTCCGAACAATTAAATGATATTAGTAACACCATTCAAGAAAAATTCGGTTCCCTTATGGAAGATAAAGGATTCTGGGAAAGTGTGAAAAGTTTCTTTGCTAATTTAAAAGATACTATTTCTTCTTGGTTTAACTAA